The following are from one region of the Nymphaea colorata isolate Beijing-Zhang1983 chromosome 7, ASM883128v2, whole genome shotgun sequence genome:
- the LOC116257772 gene encoding eukaryotic translation initiation factor 1A, which produces MPKNKGKGGKNRKRGKNEADDEKRELVFKEDGQEYAQVLRMLGNGRCEAMCIDGTKRLCHIRGKMHKKVWIAAGDIILVGLRDYQDDKADVILKYMPDEARLLKAYGELPENTRLNEGITGGLDDEDEGGADDYIEFEDEDIDKI; this is translated from the coding sequence ATGCCGAAGAACAAGGGAAAGGGAGGTAAGAACAGGAAGAGGGGAAAGAACGAGGCGGACGACGAGAAGAGAGAGCTGGTGTTCAAGGAGGACGGGCAGGAATACGCGCAGGTGCTTCGGATGCTCGGGAACGGGCGGTGCGAGGCGATGTGCATCGACGGGACCAAGCGGCTCTGCCACATCAGGGGAAAGATGCACAAGAAGGTGTGGATCGCCGCCGGGGACATCATCCTCGTCGGGCTGCGCGATTACCAGGACGACAAGGCCGACGTCATTCTCAAGTACATGCCCGACGAGGCCAGGCTCCTCAAGGCCTACGGTGAGCTTCCGGAGAACACCCGCCTCAACGAGGGCATCACCGGCGGCCTTGACGACGAGGACGAGGGTGGCGCCGACGACTATATCGAGTTCGAGGATGAGGATATCGATAAGATCTAA